In Hyperolius riggenbachi isolate aHypRig1 chromosome 10, aHypRig1.pri, whole genome shotgun sequence, a genomic segment contains:
- the LOC137534953 gene encoding gastrula zinc finger protein XlCGF48.2-like — protein MAATVKMEDDWNHVTERIINLTLEIIHLLTGQIFPPVKPGDRVTIIVPSTHSLIPNLIPKSNNKRKILEVTSKVIELMTKVEEKGPLEEPQELSKNIVKEVLQSKNIVKEVIQGKNIVKEVIQGKNTVKEIPEIKDFVKEPRQARNLGKETRQSRNLGRETRQSKNLGRETRQSRNLAKAKNLVKETRNTDLSEFNIIIKEEGDGDVTMNEWESSQGLSAVIMENPHPLILPDGSKNSKPPERSSSSVYSPVSTQKNPSNSPHYKQEDLAELEIKIKEEEEEKSVSDGLQSVEDGETVIMTVKEEEFCLDISTDGRYVEKTSKGPHPTSGSASDYEMFPYSELDRGLASNSSTGERQKSDHPFGCTVCGKCFRSKSELVKHDRVHTGEKPFSCPDCGRCFSQKGILNTHMKVHTGEKPFSCNQCGKSFIQKVQLLTHERSHSGERPFFCPLCGKSFIQKGQLLMHQRSHSGERPYSCSECGKRYSKKGDLLVHQRSHTGERPFSCPHCGKGFIQKQHLLLHQRIHTGERPFSCGQCGKGFTQKASLVLHERRHTGERPFGCSQCGKSFIDKRHLLKHERTHTGERPYMCTECGKRFTRKENLVLHQKTYSHSGFAKV, from the exons ATGGCCGCAACAGTGAAGATGGAGGACGACTGGAATCATGTGACTGAGAGGATCAtaaacctcaccctggagattaTCCACCTGCTTACTGGACAG ATCTTCCCTCCTGTGAAACCAGGTGATCGTGTGACCATCATAGTGCCTTCAACCCACTCTCTAATTCCCAACCTGATACCTAAGAGCAACAACAAGCGGAAGATCCTGGAAGTCACCAGCAAGGTCATTGAGCTGATGACGAAAGTG GAGGAGAAAGGACCTTTAGAAGAACCACAGGAACTGAGCAAGAACATTGTGAAAGAAGTTCTTCAGAGCAAGAACATTGTGAAGGAAGTCATTCAAGGCAAGAACATTGTGAAGGAAGTTATTCAGGGAAAGAACACTgtgaaagaaatccctgagatcaAGGACTTTGTGAAGGAACCTCGTCAAGCCCGTAACCTTGGCAAGGAAACACGTCAGTCCAGGAACCTTGGAAGAGAGACTCGGCAGTCCAAGAACCTTGGGAGGGAAACTCGGCAGTCCAGGAACCTTGCGAAGGCCAAGAACCTTGTGAAGGAAACTCGG AATACAGACCTGTCTgaatttaatattattattaaagaagaaggagatggggacgTTACCATGAATGAATGGGAGAGTTCACAAGGACTCAGTGCTGTCATCATGGAGAATCCGCATCCCCTGATAttaccgg ATGGGTCCAAGAACAGCAAACCACCAGAAAGGAGCTCCAGTTCTGTATACTCGCCGGTGTCAACTCAGAAAAATCCCAGCAACTCCCCACATTATAAG CAAGAGGACCTCGCTGAGTTGGAAATTAagattaaagaggaggaagaagagaagagtGTGAGTGATGGCCTGCAGTCTGTGGAAGATGGTGAAACTGTGATCATGACCGTTAAAGAGGAAGAATTTTGTTTGGATATCAGCACGG ATGGACGTTATGTTGAAAAGACTTCGAAAGGTCCACATCCTACATCGGGCAGTGCCTCAGACTATGAGATGTTTCCGTATTCAGAGCTTGACCGAGGACTTGCGTCGAACTCCTCTACTGGTGAACGTCAGAAATCCGATCATCCGTTTGGCTGTACTGTGTGCGGAAAATGTTTTAGGTCCAAATCAGAACTTGTTAAACACGACCGAGTCCACACTGGGGAAAAACCCTTCTCTTGCCCTGATTGTGGCAGGTGTTTTTCACAGAAAGGAATCCTAAATACTCACATGAAGgtgcacacaggtgagaagccattttcatgCAATCAGTGTGGGAAGAGTTTTATTCAGAAAGTGCAACTTCTTACTCATGAGAGAAGCCACAGCGGAGAGCGTCCATTTTTCTGTCCTCTGTGTGGGAAAAGTTTCATTCAGAAAGGACAACTTCTCATGCACCAGAGGAGTCACTCCGGCGAGCGGCCCTATTCCTGCTCAGAGTGTGGAAAACGTTACAGCAAAAAAGGAGACCTTTTGGtccaccagagaagtcacaccgGCGAACGTCCTTTCTCGTGTCCACACTGCGGCAAAGGCTTCATTCAGAAGCAGCACCTTCTCCTACACCAGCGTATCCACACCGGCGAGCGTCCTTTCTCATGTGGGCAATGTGGAAAGGGATTTACCCAAAAAGCAAGTCTCGTCCTACACGAAAGACGTCACACGGGAGAAAGACCCTTTGGTTGTTCGCAGTGCGGGAAAAGTTTCATTGACAAACGACACCTTCTTAAGCACGAAAGGACCCACACAGGTGAGCGTCCCTATATGTGCACAGAATGCGGGAAAAGGTTTACACGCAAAGAAAATCTGGTTCTGCACCAGAAAACGTACTCTCATAGTGGCTTTGCGAAAGTCTGA